ATTCAAAAACTGGCCGTCATCGTCGGTTTTGAGATCACTTCCTACGACGACCTGACCAAAGCCCTGCGTGTGCGGGCACACTTCTTCGCCTCATTAGGGTGTTTGTTGTCCGACCACGGCCTGGAGCAGTTGTACGCGGCTGACTTTACGCCGGAAGATGCCAATACCGTTTTCAAAAAAGCCCTGGCGGGACAAACCCTTACAACGACTGAGCAGGTGTTGTACCAATCGGCCATTTTACATTACCTCGGCACCATGTATCATGAACTGGGCTGGACGCAGCAATTCCACATCGGTGCCCTGCGCAACAACAATAGCCGCGCCCTGCGTCTGCTGGGGCCCGATACGGGCTGGGATTCCATCGGCGATTGGTCGCAGGCTAAGGCTCTGTCTACGTTTTTAGGTCGTTTGGATGAATACAATCAATTGGCCAAAACCATCATTTATAACCTCAATCCTGCCGATAACGAAGTGATTGCGACCATGATCGGCAATTTCAATGACGGCTCAGTCGCGGGCAAGATCCAATTTGGTTCGGGTTGGTGGTTTATGGACCAAAAAGACGGTATGGAAAAACAAATGAATGCTTTATCCAATATGGGGCTGTTGAGTCGATTCGTAGGGATGCTGACGGATTCACGTTCGTTTCTGTCGTTTCCGCGCCACGAGTATTTCCGTCGGATTTTGTGTAATATGTTTGGCAATGACATCGAAAACGGTGAGCTGCCCAATGATACCGAATGGATCGGGCAGGTCGTACAGGATATTTGCTACAACAACGCCAAGCGGTATTTCGGATTCTAACTGTGCGTGGAATAAAAAATAAGTAAATCATTGATAACCAAAAAAATACACCTTTGAGTACGGGAAAAACCATTTGTTGTTTTGGGGAATTATTGTTGCGCTTTTCGCCGCAGCTCAATGGTGAGTGGATCAACCGGGCGAGTATGCCGGTGTTTATCGGAGGGGCTGAGCTCAATGTTGCCAATGCCCTGGCCAATTGGAAGGTACCGGTGCGTTACAGTACCGTTTTGCCCGAAAATCAACTGTCAACCGAAATCAAAGCCTATATCGAAGAAAAAGGCATCGAAACCTCCGGTATCCGGCATTTCGGCTCGCGCATCGGAGCGTATTATCTGCCGCAGGGGGCTGATCTGAAAAATGCCGGTGTGATTTATGACCGTGCCTTTTCTTCCTTTTCAGAATTAACGGTGGGAAAAGTAGATTGGGAAGAAGTACTGAAAGGGTGCTCGTGGTTTCATTTCAGCGCCATCAGTCCTGCCCTCAGTCAAGAGGTAGCCGATGCCTGTCTGGAGGCCGTACAGGTGGCTGCACGTTTGGGGCTTACCGTTTCCGTTGACCTGAATTACCGCGCCAAACTCTGGCAATTCGGCAAAAAGCCCGTGGAGATCATGCCCGCACTGGCGCAGTACTGCGACGTTATCATGGGCAATATTTGGGCCGCCAATACGCTGCTGGGCATTCCGGTCGACAGAACGGCGGAGCAGAATCCTACGCAGGAAAAATACCTTGCCCACAGCATTGCCACCGCCGAAGCCCTTCAGGTGGCTTTTCCTAAATGCAAAGTCGTTGCCCATACTTTTCGTTTTGATGCTTTCCAACAGGGGATTCAGTATTACACTACCTTATACAAAGACGGAAAACAGTATGTTTCGCCCGAATTTACGACCGAGAAAGTGGTGGACAAAGTAGGCAGCGGCGATTGTTTTATGGGTGGGCTTATTTATGGATTGAGTCAGCATCATGCCCCGCAGGACATCATTGATTTTGCGGCAGCGGCGGCGTTCGGCAAGTTGCAGGAATACGGCGATGCCTCGCAGCAAACCGTCGAAGATGTAAACAGAACGCTGCAAAACGTTCTGAGTGAGAATTAAACTACTAAACAGAAACACAATGGCCTTTGACCCACAACATATTTATCAGACCCTGGCAAGTGCTCCCATCGTGCCGGTCTTTTTTCATCCCGATGCGGAAACAACCTGTCGGATCATCAAAGCCTGTTATGACGGCGGTATCAGGGCGTTTGAGTTTACCAACCGCGGCGAGAACGCCAAAGAAGTTTTCAAAGTATTGCGTGGGTATATCAGTACAAATTACCCGGAAATGGCTTTAGGTATTGGAACCGTTTTTACGGCTTTGCAGGCACAGGAGTTTATCGCGATGGGGGCTGATTTTGTGGTTCAGCCCTGTACCTCAACCGACGTGGCTGAAGTTTGTAAAGCCCAAAACATCGCCTGGATGCCCGGGGCTATGACCGTTTCTGAAGTATACAATGCCACGCAGTTGGGGGCCGAAATCGTGAAGATATTTCCGGGAAATGTGGTTGGCTCGGGATTTGTCAAAGCGTTGAAAGGGCCTTTGCCACGCGTCAAAGTAATGGTGACCGGAGGAGTGGAACCTACGCCGGAAAGCCTGAAAGAGTGGTTTGGTGCGGGAGTGACGGCAGTTGGTATCGGCTCACAGCTGTTTCCGAAAGCGACGGTCGAAGCCGGAAATTTTGAAGAAATCACCCAAAAGATAAATACGTTACTAAACTTTTACCAAACCCTCGTTACAACTACATAGAAACATGGGCTGATTATAGCCGGAAGCTATGTGCCCTTTGTGCCTATGTTGTTACAAAACCCTTCTTCTACATGGAAAAAATCGGTAATTATCGCTGGACAATTTGCGGTCTGGTATTTTTCGCAACAACCATTAATTACCTTGACAGGCAGGTAATCAGCTTATTGAAGTCCACACTTTCGGAAGAGCTGAACTGGAACGACGGAGACTACGCCAACATCGAAATTGCCTTTAAACTGTTTTATGCGTTCGGGATGCTCGGCGCCGGGCGTTTGGTGGATAAACTGGGCACCAAAATAGGCTATGCCGTTGCCACTACTTTATGGAGTATTGCCGCTGTAGCGCACGCCCTGGTGAATACCGTTTTTGGGTTTGCCCTCGTACGGTCGGCCCTCGGTATTACAGAAGCCGGCAACTTCCCTGCGGCCATCAAGACCGTAGCGGAATGGTTTCCCAAAAAAGAGCGCGCCTTTGCGACAGGAATCTTTAACTCAGGTACCAATTTCGGCGCCATTATAGCCCCGCTTTCGGTGCCGTTCATCGCGGCTGAAATGGGCTGGCAATGGGCATTTATCATCACGGGGATGCTGGGTTTTGTATGGTTGGTTCTTTGGCTGGTTTTTTATGAAGTGCCGAGCAAAAGTCCCAAACTTTCAAAAGCCGAATACGATTACATCCACTCTGACGCCGCGGAAGTACTGGCCGACAAAAACGATGTCAATAAACCACAGGTGTCTTGGTTTAAGTTACTGAGTTATCGTCAAACCTGGGCGTTTGCCATTGGTAAGCTGCTTACTGATCCTATCTGGTGGTTTTATCTTTTCTGGCTGCCGGATTTCCTGCAAAGCCAATATAAGCTTACGGGTACCCAAATCGCCATTCCGGTGGCGGTAGTGTATACCCTTTCCACCTTTGGCAGTGTGTTAGGCGGTTATTTGCCTATGTACCTCATCAAAATAGGTTGGCCGGTGTTCAGAGCGCGTAAAACATCCATGCTTATTTATGCTCTTTGCGTTTCGCCGATTATTTTCTCCCAGATTTTAGGTAGTATCGACATGTGGTATGCCGTTTGTGTCATTGGATTTGCGGCAGCAGCTCACCAGGCGTGGAGCGCCAATATCTTCACTACGGTGTCGGATATGTTCCCTAAATACACGACCGCTTCCGTCACCGGAATCGGCGGGATGTTTGGTGCTTTGGGTGGGATTTTACTTTCGGCCCTGGTGCAGAAAAATATGTTTGTGTATTACCGTTCCATCAACCAAATCGAAACGGCCTATTACATCATGTTTTTTGTGTGCGGTGCTGCCTACGTGTTGGCGTGGACCATTATGCACTTCCTGGT
Above is a window of Runella slithyformis DSM 19594 DNA encoding:
- a CDS encoding MFS transporter gives rise to the protein MEKIGNYRWTICGLVFFATTINYLDRQVISLLKSTLSEELNWNDGDYANIEIAFKLFYAFGMLGAGRLVDKLGTKIGYAVATTLWSIAAVAHALVNTVFGFALVRSALGITEAGNFPAAIKTVAEWFPKKERAFATGIFNSGTNFGAIIAPLSVPFIAAEMGWQWAFIITGMLGFVWLVLWLVFYEVPSKSPKLSKAEYDYIHSDAAEVLADKNDVNKPQVSWFKLLSYRQTWAFAIGKLLTDPIWWFYLFWLPDFLQSQYKLTGTQIAIPVAVVYTLSTFGSVLGGYLPMYLIKIGWPVFRARKTSMLIYALCVSPIIFSQILGSIDMWYAVCVIGFAAAAHQAWSANIFTTVSDMFPKYTTASVTGIGGMFGALGGILLSALVQKNMFVYYRSINQIETAYYIMFFVCGAAYVLAWTIMHFLVPKMKPVDL
- a CDS encoding bifunctional 4-hydroxy-2-oxoglutarate aldolase/2-dehydro-3-deoxy-phosphogluconate aldolase; its protein translation is MAFDPQHIYQTLASAPIVPVFFHPDAETTCRIIKACYDGGIRAFEFTNRGENAKEVFKVLRGYISTNYPEMALGIGTVFTALQAQEFIAMGADFVVQPCTSTDVAEVCKAQNIAWMPGAMTVSEVYNATQLGAEIVKIFPGNVVGSGFVKALKGPLPRVKVMVTGGVEPTPESLKEWFGAGVTAVGIGSQLFPKATVEAGNFEEITQKINTLLNFYQTLVTTT
- a CDS encoding sugar kinase, which gives rise to MSTGKTICCFGELLLRFSPQLNGEWINRASMPVFIGGAELNVANALANWKVPVRYSTVLPENQLSTEIKAYIEEKGIETSGIRHFGSRIGAYYLPQGADLKNAGVIYDRAFSSFSELTVGKVDWEEVLKGCSWFHFSAISPALSQEVADACLEAVQVAARLGLTVSVDLNYRAKLWQFGKKPVEIMPALAQYCDVIMGNIWAANTLLGIPVDRTAEQNPTQEKYLAHSIATAEALQVAFPKCKVVAHTFRFDAFQQGIQYYTTLYKDGKQYVSPEFTTEKVVDKVGSGDCFMGGLIYGLSQHHAPQDIIDFAAAAAFGKLQEYGDASQQTVEDVNRTLQNVLSEN
- the uxaC gene encoding glucuronate isomerase, producing MLVTKTFLDEDFLLQTDAARTLYHEFAKQMPIIDYHNHLPPDQIVNDKNFDNLTQIWLYGDHYKWRGMRANGIDESYCTGDKSDYQKFEKWAETVPYTLRNPLYHWTHLELQRYFDVHDILSPKTARKIYDECSEKLRTPDYSVRNLLRKMNVEVVCTTDDPLDSLEYHQQFPNTPSLKGEGWGGVMRPAFRPDKFILIGNPNFAGFIQKLAVIVGFEITSYDDLTKALRVRAHFFASLGCLLSDHGLEQLYAADFTPEDANTVFKKALAGQTLTTTEQVLYQSAILHYLGTMYHELGWTQQFHIGALRNNNSRALRLLGPDTGWDSIGDWSQAKALSTFLGRLDEYNQLAKTIIYNLNPADNEVIATMIGNFNDGSVAGKIQFGSGWWFMDQKDGMEKQMNALSNMGLLSRFVGMLTDSRSFLSFPRHEYFRRILCNMFGNDIENGELPNDTEWIGQVVQDICYNNAKRYFGF